The DNA region ACAGCCTGATATCCGAGACCGGCGCCGTCGAAGACGGTGAGGCCGCGGCTGAGGTAGCAACGCTGCTCGCTGCCTGGGAACACGCCGCTGCCATGCGGATGGACGACGGTGGGGTCGCCGAGCTTGTCGATCACCTCGGGCCACGACGGCACCGCCGGTGGTTGGGAGAGCTGTACGAGCTCGAGCCGACCGTCGAGTTGCCAATGCCAGCGGACCGGGTACGGCTGGGTTGGGATGGACGTGACGGCGCCAAGCAGGTCGCGGCCCATGAGCCGTGCGGGGCCCGGGGTGAGCGCAACGCCGAGCGCTTCGCCCACGACGTCAGGGCTCAGCCCCGGCGACCACCGCCAGCGGTCGTACTGTCCGGCGAGGGCTGCGAGGAGCAGTGGCACACCGTCCGGCTGCGCTGTAGGTGGCGGTTCTGTGCCGGTGGTTGGCGTCATCGTGGCAACCTCCCTCCGCCGAGCACGGCGGTATCGCCGCGGAAGTAGGCGGCCTTCATGTTGGCGGCACCGAAGTAGTTCTCGAGCGCGATCGCCTCCGTCAGCTCAGGGTAGTGCGAAGGGGCTCCGCCGACCGCGGCCATGTCCACCGCGGTGTCGGCCGGCCCCTGCACAGTGGTGCGGAGTGCCTGGTTGGCTCTGATCTCCTGCGGGTAGACGCTCTGCCAGGTTCGAAGCGTGAAGAGATCCGTGAAACCCTCTTGGTACGTCGTCACGTGGTGCGAGTCGCGCAGCGCGCCGTACCAGGCGTTGTAGGTGGGGTGTGCAGTGGTGTGCAGATACTCGTGGATCATCGTCTTGAACAGGCCCCAGTAGATGCCCCGGGTCGCCGCTGGAGTGGCTCCTTGCCGGGCGGCCACCGAGACTCGGCCCATCGTCTGCACGCCGGGCCACATCCGATCGATCACGCCCAGCCGACGGGCTCGCTCCGCTCCGGCGACCCCGGTGCCCGTCATCGCTGCGATCTCGTTGGGTGCCGCCGGCGCGGACCGGTTCGAGTAGTGGTCGATGACCCGATCCTCGATCGCGCGAGCTGCCGTGGCGTCCTCGAAGGAATGATGCGCGTCCTGCACCGCGCCGACCGCATCGCCGCCACCACCTTCCCGGACCATCCATCGGGCCATGTCGTAGGGGTCGCCGACGATCGTGCCACGGTCCTCCAGAGTGCCCGCGGAGAACGTCATGCTCGGTGCGGCGGCTGACCCGAACATCCCGTAGAGCGCATCCACCCGGCGCTTCGCTTCGGCCGCGATGCCTTCGACATGGCCTCCCGCCGCCGTGTCGAGACCTGCTCGGGCGTCCATCGGTCCGGCCCACGCCCAGTTGCTCATCATCTGCGCGTGCAGCGCTGTGGTGAGGTCCTCGTAGTACTGCGCCGGCTGGAATGTCGGGGCCGGACCGCCTGAGGCGGCAGCGGCAGCCCGGGCGGCCCGCGTCGTCGGTGGCGTGAGGATCTGCTCGACTCCCAGTTCGCGCGCAGCGTCCGAGGCGGTCACGCCGGCGGTCGTCGGGGCGGCGATCTCCTGGGCGAGGCGTGCCAGGAAAGCGCGGACCGGTGTCAGACCGGCGGGCAGTCCGGCGCTCGGGTTCCGGGTCAGCACGGCATTGATCGCGGCCAGCTTGGTCGGACTTTGAAGTGCGGCTCGCAGCCGGTCCTCGGACACCCGGGAGGCGACGACCAGGCCGTGCTGGGGTCGAGTCGAGCTCGAGAACAGCGTCGCGAGCCGGTTGCCGAGGTCGGCGGTGGTCCGGGTCCCGGCAACCTCGGACTCCTCCGTCGCGAACAGGCCTTCGATGGTGACCAGCGCGGCTTCCTTCTGCGCGTCCAAGGCGCTCGTCCACCAACCTCCTGCCTGGTGCGCCCGCCACCTCGCGATAGCCGTTTCCAGATCGCGCAGCGTACGGCTTCGTCCCGCCATGTCGTCCGCGCGGAGGGCGCTGTATGCGGCGACAAGCGTCTGGATCGGCTGCCAGTAGGTGGCCGACCCGGCATATCCGGCGACCAGCCCGACGGCCGGACTTGCGGACCAGATCGCGGGGCTGCGTTGCAGGTGGGGACTGGGTCCGATTGCTCCGGTTCGCGCCTGCCCTGCCAGGAGTGAGGCCACGGCGCCGTTGCCCGCCGTGCGTTGCAGTGAGGCCAGCCAGCTCTGTTGGGTGACGGCGGTCGCAGCCGGTGTGATGCCATCCAGCTGATCGTGCCCACCGGGGATCGCCTGCCGCGATGTCGGCCTCGACCTATCAGGTGGGGTGTCTTGCTTGGGGCCGGCCACACCGTTATTAGTTCGCCAAGTGAAGACATGGTCAAGAGGTGGGCGGCAACATCTCAGTGAAAGATTTGGTGCGACGTCGCACCAAATCTTTCACAAGCTTCGGCTGTTCGTGGTCCGCAGGGCGCCCAGGGCCATCTGCTGGAGAAGATCGGCCATTTCGGCCCGGCGCAGCCGTGCGCTGTGGGGAGTGGAGTTGATCAACCCGAAGGTGGCGTGCGCGGCCGAACGGGCGCGGGTCTCGTCTCCTCCCACGGCTGCGCGGATGGCGCGTACCCAGAGCTCGACATAGCGTCGCTGCAGGTCCCGCACGGAGTGGCGGTCGGGTTCGGCCAGGCTGGCGACGTCGCGAAGCTGCACGGTGATGAGGGCCGGGTGCGCCAGCGCGAACTCCACGTGCCAGCCGATGAGTGCCTGCAGCACCGCGTCCGGACCTGCTGCCGCCGCCTCGTCAGCTCGGCGCTGACCCTCCGACAGCAGCCGTTCGCTGATGCCGACCAGCATCTCGCCGAGCAGCGCCTCCTTGCTGGCGAAGTGCTTGTAGAGGGCGGCGCCCGAGATACCCAGGGCAGCGCCGAGGTCATAGACCGAGACGCCGTGAAAGCCGCGCTCGGCGAACTGGGTCGCGGCCACCGCCAGGATCTGTTCCCGGCGCGATGTGCTCGGGCGGGTCTCGCCGCTGCTGCGGCCTGAGTTGGCGGTGCGGCCTGGGTTGGGCATGGCGTCAGCCTAGACGAGCAGGTTATCGAGTGTTAACCTCGAAGTCGGGTTAATGATCGTTAACTGGCTCAGTGAGGAGACTCCGATGTTCGACCTGTCGCCCGAGCATGAGGCGTTTCGTGCCTCGGTGCGCGACTTCGCCGAGCAGGAGATCGCGCCCTATGTCGAGCAGTGGGATCGAGATCACCACTTCCCGGTGGACGTGGTCATCAAGATGGGCCGGTTGGGCCTCTTCGGGCTGACCGCTCCGGAACGGCTGGGCGGCATCGGAGACAGCGGAGACTTCACCGCACTCTGTGTGGCGATCGAAGAACTGGGCCGGGTCGACCAGTCCATGGGCATCACGCTGGAGGCGGCGGTCAGCTTGGGCATCAACCCGATCCTGGCGTTCGGCTCCTCGGAGCAGCAGGACCGCTGGCTGCCTGACCTGGTGGCCGGAAGGGCGTTGGCTGCCTTTGGGTTGACCGAGCCGGACGCCGGCTCGGATGCCGGGGCGACGCGGACCAGGGCCGACCTCGTCGAAGGGCGCTGGGTGGTCAACGGAGCCAAGCAGTTCATCACCAACTCCGGGACGGCGATCACGAGTCTGATCACGGTCACCGCCAGGACCGGCACGCTCGCCGACGGACGACCGGAGATCAGCGCCATCGTCGTGCCGGCAGACACCCCGGGATTGGTGGTGGAACCGACCTATCGAAAGCTCGGCTGGCACAGCTCCGACACTCACCCCCTGACCTTCATCGATTGTCGGGTCCCGGAGTCGAACCTGCTCGGCGCTCGTGGACGCGGCTACGCGCAGTTCCTGTCCACCCTCGATGACGGCAGGGTGGCGATCTCGGCCCTGGCCGTCGGGCTGATCCAGGCATGCCTGGATGCCTGCCTGCCGTATGCGAACCAGCGGCACACCGGCGGTGGCCCGATCGGTCGCAAGCAAGGCGTTGCCTTTCAGATCGCGGATCTGGAGGTGATGCTCCAGGCTGCGCGTGGCCTGACCTATCGGGCGGCGGCGATGAAGGACGCCATGCTTGCCGGTGGATCTGGGGCGCCGTCAGCAGCACAGTTCAAGCGGGCCGCGGCCGTCGCCAAGCTCTACAGCTCGGAGTCGGCCGTCGCCGCGACCCGGATCGCGACCCAGGTGTTCGGTGGCTACGGCTTCATGGAGGAGTATCCGGTCGCTCGCTTCTATCGCGACGCCAAGATCCTCGAGATCGGCGAGGGGACCTCCGAGGTGCAACGCCTGGTCATCGCCCGCGGACTCGGCCTCCCGGTGGAGTGAGCCGATGACACCTGAGAGGCTCCACTCATGACCGGACAACAGCGCCAGCAGAAGAGGGTCGTGCAGCGTGGTCTGTGGTTCGAGGAGTTCGAGATCGGCGTCGTCTACGAACATCGGCCGGGCCGGACGCTGACCGAGGCCGACAACGTCTTGTTCACCACCTTGACCATGAACACCCAGCCGCTGCATCTGGACGCGTACGCAAGCGGACAGCAGCCGCCGTTTCACGAGCGGCTGGTCAACTCGATGCTCACCTTGTCCACGCTGGTCGGACTCTCGGTGGCGCAGCTGACTCAGGGCACCATCGTCGCCAACCTCGGTTTCACCGACATCTCTTTCCCGGCGCCGGTCAGGATCGGCGACACCATCTATGCCGAGACACTCGTGCTCGACAAGCGTGTTTCGGCGAGTCGGCCGGGGGAGGGGGTCGTGACTCTGGAGCACAGCGCCCGCAACCAGAACGGGGTGGTGGTCGCAAAGGCGACTCGGACCACGTTGGTCCGGCTGCAACCGGCCGCAGCTTCCACTATGGATAGCTTCATCCCCGATGTCGGAGAAAATCCTATCCATAGAGCGCCGGGCGATCAGGCGGCACGCGATGAGTGACTGGTTTCCGGGCCCGGCCTGGCTGTTCTGCCCGGCTGACCGGCCCGATCGCTATGCCAAGGCCCTCAGCCGAGCTGACCTGGTGATCGTCGACCTCGAAGACGCCGTGGCCCCGGCGAATCGACCTGCTGCCCGTGACGCACTCCGTCGGCTGGCGCACGACGGGGTGCTCGACCCCGACCGGACACTCGTCCGGATCAATGGCACCCAGAGCGGCGATCATCCGCTCGATCTGGCCGTGCTGGCTGAAGTCGGCTTGCCGCGGGCGATGTTGGCCAAGAGTGAGGATCCGGTCCAGCTGGCCGCCATCGAGCACGAGGTGGTGCTGCTGGTCGAGACCCCCCGAGGCATCGAGCGCATTGCCGAGCTGGCCGCCCAAGACAACGTCATCGGCGCCATGTGGGGTGCCGATGACCTGGTCGCCGGGTTGGGTGGCACGACCAGTCGACACCCCGACGGCCGCTATCGCGATGTGGCGCGCTTTGCCCGATCCAGAGCGCTGATTGCCGCAAAGGCCGCCGGCCGCCTCGCCGTCGATGCCGTGCACATGGACATCGCCGACACCGCCGGGCTCGCCGCGGAATGTGAGGACGCCGTGGCCAGCGGATTCGATGCGACGGCAGCGATCCATCCTTCTCAGGTGCCGATCATCCGGACGGCATACGCGCCATCTCCCGGCCAGGTCGACTGGGCCACGCGGCTGCTGGCTCACGTGGGCGAGGACCGGGGGGTGACCACCTTCGAGGGGCGGATGGTCGACGGACCGGTCTACACCCAGGCCGAGCGGGTACTCCGGCTCGCCGCTACCGCCATTCCAGCTGGGGACAGCTGATGGTGAGCCTGCGCGACCTCGCCGACGAGCTGCGGGACCGACTCGCCGTCGTGCGACAAGGCGGCAGCGAGGCAGCCCGGACCCGGCACACTGAGCGCGGCAAGCTGCTGGTCCGGGACCGGGTCGATCGGCTGCTGGATCCGGGCAGCCCTTTTCTCGAACTCAGCCCACTGGCCGCGTACGAGATGTATGGCGGCGCGGTGCCCAGCGCCGGCCTCGTCACTGGCGTTGGCCGGCTGAGCGGGCGCGAGGTGATGGTGGTCGCCAACGACGCGACGGTCAAGGGTGGCACCTACTATCCGATGACGGTCAAGAAGCACCTGCGTGCCCAGGCGATCGCGGCCGACAATCAGCTGCCGTGCATCTATCTGGTCGACTCCGGCGGCGCCTTCCTGCCGTTGCAGGATGAGGTGTTTCCCGACCGGGAGCACTTCGGTCGGATCTTCTTCAACCAGGCCACGCTTTCCGCTCGGGGGATCCCGCAGATCGCCAGTGTGATGGGCTCGTGCACGGCCGGCGGCGCCTACGTTCCTGCGATGAGCGACGAGACGGTGATCGTGCGTAATCAGGGCACCATCTTCCTCGGTGGCCCGCCGTTGGTGAAAGCGGCGACCGGTGAGATCGTCACCGCCGAAGAACTCGGCGGCGGCGACGTCCACGCCCGGTTGTCCGGCGTGGTCGACCATCTCGCCGACGACGACGCGCATGCGCTGGCAATCGTCCGTAGCATCGTCGGCACCATCGAGCGCCGTCCCACTGGGCCGCCCTACGAACTGGCCCAGGTCGAGGAGCCACACGAGGATCCGGAGACCCTCGACGATGTGGTGCCGACCGACACCCGTACGCCGTACGACGTTCGCGGGGTGATCCGGCGGATTGTCGACGGCAGCCGGCTGCACGAGTTCAAACGGCTGTATGGCGAGACGCTGGTCTGCGGTTTCGCCCACATCTGGGGGCACCCGGTCGGCATCATCGCCAACAATGGCATCCTGTTCAGCTCGTCAGCGCTGAAGGGTACGCACTTCATCGAGCTGTGCAATTCCCGTGGGATCCCGCTGGTCTTCCTGCAGAACATCAGCGGCTTCATGGTCGGCCGCGAGTACGAGAACGGCGGTATCGCCAAGGACGGTGCCAAGCTGGTCACGGCGGTCGCCTGCTCGGTGGTGCCCAAGTTCACCGTCGTCATCGGCGGCTCGTTCGGGGCCGGCAACTACGGCATGTGCGGCCGTGCCTTCGATCCTCGCTTCCTGTGGATGTGGCCGAACGCGCGGATCTCGGTGATGGGTGGCGAGCAGGCAGCCTCGGTGCTGGCTACCGTGCGAGGCTTCACCGACCGGGACGAGGAAGAGGCGTTCAAGGAGCCGATCCGAGCCCAGTACGAGCAGCAAGGCTCACCCTATTATTCGACCGCGCGGCTCTGGGATGACGGCATCATCGACCCGGCCGACACCCGCCGGGTGCTCGGGCTGGGCCTGGCCATCGCCGCCAACGCCCCGACCCCGGCGCCGTCCTACGGCGTCTTCCGGATGTGAGCGTGATGCCTGCCATCGGAACACTGCTGATCGCCAACCGCGGCGAGATCGCGATCCGGGTGATGCGCACCGCCCGCCGGATGGGCATCCGGACGGCCGCCATCTACACCGATCTCGACCGAGCGGCTCCACACGTCGCGGCCGCCGACGAGGCCTGTTGGGTGCCGAGCTATCTCGACAACGAGGCCGTCATCGCGGCTGCCCGGACGACGAAGGCGGATGCCATCCATCCCGGGTACGGGTTCTTGTCCGAGCGGGCCTCCTTCGCTCAGGCCGTCGAGACCGCCGGCCTCACCCTGGTCGGGCCGCCGGCCGCAGTGATGGAGGTGATGGGTCGCAAGGACGCTGCCCGAGAGATCGCGGCGGTCGCGGGCGTGCCCGTCGTGCCCCGCGGCGAGGACGTCGGCTATCCGATGCTGATCAAGGCCGCGGCCGGTGGCGGCGGCAAAGGCATGCGGATCGTCCGTTCGCCGGCCGACCACGACGAGGCAGCGACCGCGGCCCGCCGGGAGGCGAAGGCGGCGTTCGGCGACGACACGATCCTGGTGGAGGCCTACATCGAACGGGGCCGGCACATCGAGGTCCAGATCCTGGCCGACGCCCACGACGAGGTGCTGCACCTGTTCGAGCGGGACTGCTCCAGCCAGCGGCGCTATCAGAAAGTCGTCGAGGAGGCACCGGCTCCAACGATCGGTCCCGAGACACGCGAGCTGGTCACTTCGAGCGCCGTGGCGCTGGCCAAACAGGTCGGTTATCGGAACGCAGGCACGGTCGAGTTCCTGGTGGACGAGGAGACCGGTCGGGCGTACTTCCTGGAGATGAACACCCGGCTCCAGGTCGAACATCCGGTCACCGAGGCGATCACCGGGCTCGACCTGGTCGAGCTCCAACTGCGCATCGCGGCTGGGGAGCCGCTGCCGATCAGTCAGTCCGAGGTCACGGTCACCGGTCACGCGATCGAGGCCCGGGTGTATGCCGAGGACTCCTTTCACGGCTTCCTGCCGCAGGCTGGTACGGCGTCGACGGTGCGGTGGCCGACCGGTGTCCGGGTCGATCACGCGCTCGTCTCGGGACAGGTGGTCAGTACCGCGTACGACCCGATGCTGGGCAAGATCATCGCGTACGGTCCGGATCGTGACTCCGCTCGGCAACGGCTGATCGCGGCCCTGGACCGGACGGCGATCCTGGGGCTGACCACCAACACCGGCTTTCTCCGCGAACTGGTGGCCGGTGA from Microlunatus phosphovorus NM-1 includes:
- a CDS encoding MaoC family dehydratase, producing MTGQQRQQKRVVQRGLWFEEFEIGVVYEHRPGRTLTEADNVLFTTLTMNTQPLHLDAYASGQQPPFHERLVNSMLTLSTLVGLSVAQLTQGTIVANLGFTDISFPAPVRIGDTIYAETLVLDKRVSASRPGEGVVTLEHSARNQNGVVVAKATRTTLVRLQPAAASTMDSFIPDVGENPIHRAPGDQAARDE
- a CDS encoding HpcH/HpaI aldolase/citrate lyase family protein, whose protein sequence is MSDWFPGPAWLFCPADRPDRYAKALSRADLVIVDLEDAVAPANRPAARDALRRLAHDGVLDPDRTLVRINGTQSGDHPLDLAVLAEVGLPRAMLAKSEDPVQLAAIEHEVVLLVETPRGIERIAELAAQDNVIGAMWGADDLVAGLGGTTSRHPDGRYRDVARFARSRALIAAKAAGRLAVDAVHMDIADTAGLAAECEDAVASGFDATAAIHPSQVPIIRTAYAPSPGQVDWATRLLAHVGEDRGVTTFEGRMVDGPVYTQAERVLRLAATAIPAGDS
- a CDS encoding TetR/AcrR family transcriptional regulator, which encodes MPNPGRTANSGRSSGETRPSTSRREQILAVAATQFAERGFHGVSVYDLGAALGISGAALYKHFASKEALLGEMLVGISERLLSEGQRRADEAAAAGPDAVLQALIGWHVEFALAHPALITVQLRDVASLAEPDRHSVRDLQRRYVELWVRAIRAAVGGDETRARSAAHATFGLINSTPHSARLRRAEMADLLQQMALGALRTTNSRSL
- a CDS encoding carboxyl transferase domain-containing protein, with amino-acid sequence MVSLRDLADELRDRLAVVRQGGSEAARTRHTERGKLLVRDRVDRLLDPGSPFLELSPLAAYEMYGGAVPSAGLVTGVGRLSGREVMVVANDATVKGGTYYPMTVKKHLRAQAIAADNQLPCIYLVDSGGAFLPLQDEVFPDREHFGRIFFNQATLSARGIPQIASVMGSCTAGGAYVPAMSDETVIVRNQGTIFLGGPPLVKAATGEIVTAEELGGGDVHARLSGVVDHLADDDAHALAIVRSIVGTIERRPTGPPYELAQVEEPHEDPETLDDVVPTDTRTPYDVRGVIRRIVDGSRLHEFKRLYGETLVCGFAHIWGHPVGIIANNGILFSSSALKGTHFIELCNSRGIPLVFLQNISGFMVGREYENGGIAKDGAKLVTAVACSVVPKFTVVIGGSFGAGNYGMCGRAFDPRFLWMWPNARISVMGGEQAASVLATVRGFTDRDEEEAFKEPIRAQYEQQGSPYYSTARLWDDGIIDPADTRRVLGLGLAIAANAPTPAPSYGVFRM
- a CDS encoding acetyl/propionyl/methylcrotonyl-CoA carboxylase subunit alpha; this encodes MPAIGTLLIANRGEIAIRVMRTARRMGIRTAAIYTDLDRAAPHVAAADEACWVPSYLDNEAVIAAARTTKADAIHPGYGFLSERASFAQAVETAGLTLVGPPAAVMEVMGRKDAAREIAAVAGVPVVPRGEDVGYPMLIKAAAGGGGKGMRIVRSPADHDEAATAARREAKAAFGDDTILVEAYIERGRHIEVQILADAHDEVLHLFERDCSSQRRYQKVVEEAPAPTIGPETRELVTSSAVALAKQVGYRNAGTVEFLVDEETGRAYFLEMNTRLQVEHPVTEAITGLDLVELQLRIAAGEPLPISQSEVTVTGHAIEARVYAEDSFHGFLPQAGTASTVRWPTGVRVDHALVSGQVVSTAYDPMLGKIIAYGPDRDSARQRLIAALDRTAILGLTTNTGFLRELVAGDAFAAAEIDTTWLDRHQLALPDDTVPRVLAAWAVAASVSGESWSENPMGGGSCAKSPDPFQADGWRCGGPPAPMIVDLDRPVVVDREAGRVDGLEVHALAVPDGTGDGWLSLEIDGVRQVGLVELTRHGAEVVYRGQRWVFERPDVFSDHAGAADSGAIRAPMPGTIVAVRVAEGELVAVDQVLVVLEAMKMEMPLRAPFAGTVTNLSAATGMPVALGAVLCDIQPLDDIQGADEPQAG
- a CDS encoding acyl-CoA dehydrogenase family protein, whose protein sequence is MFDLSPEHEAFRASVRDFAEQEIAPYVEQWDRDHHFPVDVVIKMGRLGLFGLTAPERLGGIGDSGDFTALCVAIEELGRVDQSMGITLEAAVSLGINPILAFGSSEQQDRWLPDLVAGRALAAFGLTEPDAGSDAGATRTRADLVEGRWVVNGAKQFITNSGTAITSLITVTARTGTLADGRPEISAIVVPADTPGLVVEPTYRKLGWHSSDTHPLTFIDCRVPESNLLGARGRGYAQFLSTLDDGRVAISALAVGLIQACLDACLPYANQRHTGGGPIGRKQGVAFQIADLEVMLQAARGLTYRAAAMKDAMLAGGSGAPSAAQFKRAAAVAKLYSSESAVAATRIATQVFGGYGFMEEYPVARFYRDAKILEIGEGTSEVQRLVIARGLGLPVE